The sequence below is a genomic window from Mytilus edulis chromosome 2, xbMytEdul2.2, whole genome shotgun sequence.
gtttttgttctgattgatATTGTGAAACGGTGATGACTGTCAtactcatattttttttattacgtcTGTTTTGtacacgcatcgttgtaaatagaatggaatttgatgcaactgccatacaagtgaaaggttaagcactataaaaccagattcaattcACCATTTATTACATTTGATAtcggctgtaccaagtcaggaatatgatagttgttgtccattcgtttgatgtgttttatcatttgattttgcaatttgaaaagggactttccgttttgaattttcctcggagttcagtatttttgtgatttatctTTTTATCATTCTTAAATAACAATTCAATTTTTACTCGTATTCATTATCTgtcatttatttgattttgcataACTGAcgaattgaaaaataaaagtgtACATTGGcaatattgaatttgaattggTGCTCAACTAAAGATTTTGTATCATTATCATTAAAACAAGGTTGTACAGTTACTCAACAATGTTCTCCCCAAGTATGGTTTTTATACGGAGAAGTATAATTAACTTTGAACTtcatatcgcatataaagttattggttaatataaataatttgaataagtcattttttatacaaaatatccCATATCTGTTTGATGATCACCAATCAACAATAATCCACTGTATAGAATACATCATTTTGACTCCTTAATATATTGAGCTTCATATTGTGGTAGTCGACTGTATCCATAGGTTTCATCTCTACTTGTTCGGAGTTTGAGTGTATATCGTGTTAATAAGATCACTAGTATGAGTGTGACCATCaccctgaaaataaataaaaccaacaTAAAAGAAATAAGATAACTTTGTTCTAGTAAAATCATTAGACACGTTTACTTATCAGACAAAAATACATGTCgcatgacaataaaaaaaagtaaatagacCTATAAAAGTATctactttcataaaaaaaaaaacgttttgacatgcaatgtacaaatgtatagttTAAATATGTTATTGTGTTGTAAGTTGTTGGCTCATTGAAACGTGTACTTTATTTCTTACACACAATAATTCTTTCTTGCAAAATTTAAGTTAATGTGTTTCCTTTGTTATCATGTGTTTAATTCTGCAAAAGAAGAACATATAGAGCGACAAAGACGATATCGGCATACTCTTCAGTGgacatgtatttttgtcattcgAATCTTTAGGAGGTAATAAACatgaatcttttttttaatatatttatatatatttaaacacaaGCCCGGGTCCTCTACCATATTACGtacatttgggggggggggggggcatataATTGCCTCCCGATTCCGCCAAAGTTATATTTGATTAAGAGCAACAAAAACACATCTATTTCCATAGCACGTTTTATATTTAACAGTTTAGCGAGTtaatagtttgtcaaagtttatgcaatCGTTTTATGTGTGTTCAACGTATTTAAGAAACAAATACTCCACACACGTGCGTGTGCTTAGCCGTTTGCTCCAAATTTGTAAGTTTGGCCCcattaaatcaaaatataaattgcagccaaccaaatcaaaataattaagcAACCCCCGTTATTTAGCAATGTTTCATTGTCAAGTCATCAAGTAATtagtatcattatttttcttttaacaaagTGTTGCATTGTTTCATACTACATGATTTAATTGTAAAGATAATGAAATAAGACTTTATCTGCCATTAAACACAAATAATAACATTCAACTAAAtggtaataaataattttttttaaaaacatacaaatataatatactaCTTAGTCATTAACTTACAATATGCAAAACAGAATGATTTCAATATCTTTAAGAGTCCTTTTATCTCGAGAAGGAGAGGATGTCATTGTTACAACGCCCGGCGTTGGCATGGTAGGCATGCGTTCGGACTTAGGTTCTGGTGCTGGCATGGTGACAATATCATCATATGACTTCATATGACTCGGACAATTGTACTTCGACCAAAGTTGCAACCACTACAACATTATGCATACATACATATATTAGGGTAAAATTTTACAAAGAAACAACGCAATGTTTTAATTACAAGCCTCAATAAACAAACAATTCcgataataatgaaaaattataaaatattaaaaaaataatgtacagAAGAAATATCATGTAAGTATATTGTTTTTAGAAATGTAAATTAGATATGGTTAAGTAGcgatataccaacttcacctgcatatagAATATACATTTCTCTACTCATTCGGTATTCGAGAGCTTGCAGCtctgctactcagactttatgaaacgtcaccagtgtctgagaaAAAAGTTGATGAACTAGGGTTATGTCAAAGAATGACTTGCCTTTTTCCAAATAAgttcggaagataccaagaccttgttgatgaTTATTCCTAACAACTTCACAGATAATTAACGATGTATTGAAGTATAGATtacaagaatatgacagttgttgtccgttTTGTTTGATGTgtgttgtcatttgattttgccatgtgattagggacttaccgattgaaatttcctcggaattaagtatttttgtgaattaacTAATTTTTTTATAGATACTGACGTTGTGTGTCCTCTATATTACGTGTTAAAGAGTTCTTTTATTTGTCATTGTGAATTGTTACTTTAATTTACTGttaattaatttttgtaatttccattTGACGTGGCTTCGTACTTCTACACCCAGtctttgtgttattgtgctatggtgaATTTTTACACTCTTGTCCTTCGTTTCTGTTTGGGTGCCGTTTTGTCTTCTTTGTtgacacatttgtttgttttcatattgtGATTAGGATTATAatacaatattgactgctgtaaggtattgttgacatttttacctattatgtctgtttgttttgagatttttAGCTgcctataaaatcaggtttaattcatcattttctactGCAGAAAATGTCTGTTTAAattcaggaacatgacagtttatccatttatttgatgtgtttgagttcttgattttgataagggactttccgttttgattgttttcctcggagttcagattttttgttatatttgtttttaagtaaCAAGATACAGACTGTCCCAAAGTCACTTAATGTAAAAGTATTTGCATGTACATTGATCTATAAATTGTAGAAAACTTACATAAACTCGATCAGTTATTAGTCCTATGACACGAAAAAAAGCATCCCTTTCCTGGTCACAGTATAAAATAACATGTGTTTCTCTGCAAAACAAAGACAAGAAATTGGGAATATGAATCATAATATATGATATGAAAAGAACACTTGATGAAGATGGTGCTTGCGATGCGCCTTTCCGGGTTTTCATTTTGTGAGGAACTCTCAATCAAAGTTAATATGATGAAAAACTGTCGGTGACAGACAACCAACTGGATAATGCAAAAACTTTGGAAGAAAATGTGTTGCATGTTGATTGAACAAATTCAAAGTCATCTGAATGTAACACTATTTGTTATTCTCTTTGTAAAAttccataaaaaataaaataccaaacaaAAACGAATTCCAATGGAAATTAACACAAATGTGTATAGCCTTTCTATTAAGATAAAACTTATTTTGTAAAATCATTTACATCTTGTTGTCACCGTCTTGTTGAGTCATTACCAGAGACAAGTTACCATTATCATCATGAGAAAATTCTACTGTGTCAGACTGTCCAATTCCTGTGTAACTACCATCGGGGGAAATTTTACATGCCTGcaatatgagaaaataaaatgttcaagAGGCACAACAGACTTATAGACAAAATTTATGTGATTTTTCAATGATACTATAACAGtatacatattataaatattcCATTTTTCTCTCTAATTATTTACCTGTCTTGTGTCTTATAGAAACACTGTAGTTTACCAAAGAATATAGACAATAACTTCGTCTGAATCTCTTATTGTTTGACTTTTGACCTTCTATATTGAAATTATATAACAGTATATACTGCCTAAGTTATAACACATGAATTGAAAATTAAAAGGAGTAGTGTTTCTCTTATTTACCATAATTGATACCAATCAAATCGGTTTGGATGTTGATAGTTCATTTGTCTATAGAATATTTCGGCAAAGATACACTGGCTTTTTGTCTTTCGTATATATTTCAATCTAATAACTGTCTCATTTAATGAAAATAACGGTCATGTTTTCAATATTATTGTTATAAAGATCAGGCTTTATAGATGTGTATGCATCTTAAAAGATAGATTGTctgtttttgaaaaattgattaGTTAGCGCCCAGTTAGAAATACTCAATACCTGATGACACTATAGTTCCTAATATTGTGTGTTGTTTTCTCTTGAACTTTTGTAATAAACTGTGTTTATAAATTACAAATTACTAGAAACTTGTCTCCCTCAATTGACTCCATaaactgtacatgtacatacatgtactataattttctattatattaATCATTGACCGAAGAAAATACATGTCACTTGCTTAAAATATATACTTAGTTCTGATTTACTCATTGAAAAGGTATGTATCCGCTGTaatgaaaacaatttgtttttatgtaagacAAGTTAATTAATGCAAATAAAGTACACGATTTACATACCCCGACGTTGATGCATCCTTCATTCTCTGGACCTTCTTCAAAATTATTACAAGGATTCCATGAATATTTATTACTGTCCCCTCCTGCTGTTGGATAATCCTTAAATCTGTAGCAGAAATAAGCAAATAGAAAagtgatacttataaaaaaaaaaaggagaatcATACATTTGACTAATTTGAAAGCTTGTAATTACAAGAAAGAGCACGTTATTTAATATCTTTTCTATCTTTTTTGACAGCAAAGGATATTGCCTGTCCGCATTTGTAAAggctatcatttttttaaatgcatacatatatcatacatgtacctcatgtcatatccttatttttatataggtAAATACTCTTCACAAATAATAACTGGTAGTCTTTTATTCATCGTTCTAACATTATTTGAGCATGCCTCTTATTTGACAATGCAAACATAAgtcttaaatgtataaaatactgTCCTGAGTTTTGTTTTCTAATTCCCGTTTCACAAGTGACTTGCACTGTTTTGCATAATTCGTGTGTGCTCAAATGGATGtaattaatattattttacatgtttgtttttattcatatcTATAAAAAGTTATTATCATACATGTAAGTATGATCTCGTATTCATTTAATCAGATTTGACTACTTTAGAAGGAAGAAATGATGACATTTTAATAGCATtatgttatttaaaaaacaatgcaGGTCCTGTTTATCAAAACACGTTCACATAAGAAAACGTGGAAATATAATACCAAGGGGACAACCATAGACATGATGATTCTATAGAGCGTTAGTTCTTTTTCAAATAAGAAGTGACTTTCAGTCTGTACAGATTCGTGAAAACGTTCAGCCACTAAATGTAAATTACCTTGGTGTAAGCTTATTAGCCAATACTGTCAGATTTACAACCCGGTTAAACTCATCTATACAGGAGCACGGCGTTATCTTATGACAATGTTGAGGTATTTGTGCTCTCACAATTACACAACATATTATTAACGTAAATATGATTAAAGACGACATATTATCCATACTATATTATTGATATTACTAATATGGTATCATGTGACAAttaactttaaaatgataactgTAAATAAACATAAAGGTTCATATTATCTTTACACATCGTCgtgtgtttatatatatgtatgtgtgttGTCAGATTAATCAATGTTCTGACAGGTGAGaacacaaagaacagaaaaaTTACAATCTTTTAAACATGAatgtaaatgtttataaaaagGTACACACCACTTCTCTACAAATTGTGATAAAACAAGACCCAAACAATTGTGAGCCTATCAATAATCAATAAACTAGAATCATGAAATGCAAAAGGTCagtcaaaactgaaaaaaaagttataggTCTATGGACACCCATGCagacactcatcatagataccagttttgaaattttgtatttgcgccagacgcaaatttcgtctaaaaaaaagttaaaattaaaatcacaaaaacactgaactccgaggacaaATCCAAACgagaagtccctaatcaaaagactcatcagtgacgctcgaatcaaatatttaaacagccaaataatgtacgaagttgCAGAGCAATAttgaccaaaaattccaaaaggtttttCTAAATAaagataaggtaatctatttctgaggtagaaaagccttagtatcaTGAAAGACTCTAAAACCTCCGCTCCTAGTTCCGTTACATGTGAAGTGTTTTTTCATTAGACAAAGTTTAACCACCAAATCAAATTATATATACTGCGTGATAAAGAATTaagttttacaaaaaatcaatt
It includes:
- the LOC139512789 gene encoding uncharacterized protein — translated: MDNMSSLIIFTLIICCVIVRAQIPQHCHKITPCSCIDEFNRVVNLTVLANKLTPRFKDYPTAGGDSNKYSWNPCNNFEEGPENEGCINVGACKISPDGSYTGIGQSDTVEFSHDDNGNLSLVMTQQDGDNKIETHVILYCDQERDAFFRVIGLITDRVYWLQLWSKYNCPSHMKSYDDIVTMPAPEPKSERMPTMPTPGVVTMTSSPSRDKRTLKDIEIILFCILVMVTLILVILLTRYTLKLRTSRDETYGYSRLPQYEAQYIKESK